The Kribbella amoyensis genomic sequence GACCTGGCGGTCGCTGGAGCAGTACGCCTGGACCGGCGACCGGGCCTGGATCGACGACCCCGACCTGGCGGCGTACTACCGGCGCTCGGTCGAGGACTTCGTCGCCGGGCACGACGGCGACGGGGACGGAATTCCCGAGGCGTCCGGGACCGGCGACATCTTCGTCGGCACGGCGACGTACAACGAGCACTCGGAGGCGCCGCTGACCGTGGCGTCCGACGGGCTCGCGCTGCACTACGCCGCGTTGCTCGCGGTCGCCCGGCTGCACGGTGACTCGTACCGCGAGCAGGCCGAGCGGATCCAGCGCCGGTACCTGGACGGCTGGTGGAGCGAGTCGCTCGGCCGGTTCGCCCGCGGCCGCTCGGTGAGCGGTGAGCTGGACTTCGCCTGGGGGCTCGAGGCGAGCTGGATCGCGCCGATGACCGGCCTGACCGGCGACGGCCCGCGGACCGAGGCGTACCTGGACTTCGTGGAGCAGCAGCTCGAGCTGGCGCCGCCGGCGAACATCGAGGCGTTCAGCTACCTGCCGGAGGTCTTTTTCCGGCACCGCCGCGACGAGTCGGCCTGGCGCTGGCTGCGGCACCTGATCGACAGCCGCGACGACTACCCGGAGATCTCCTTCACGGTGGTCCAGCACCTGGTGGCGGGATTGCTGGGGCTCCGGCCGGACGCGGCGACGGCGACTCTGACCATCGACTCCCACCTGCCGGCCGCCGTCGGCCGGCTGACCGCGGACCACGTCCGGGTCGGTGCGTGGGACCTCCGCATCAGCCAGACCGGCCGGCACACGACGGAGCTCACCGTGCACAGCGGACCGGGGCCGCTGACGGTGCGGGTCGGCACCGCCGGACGGACGACCCTCACACCCGGCGAGACCGCCCGGGTGACCTCTCAGACGAAGGACCCCTCATGAAGCTTCGCAACCGCCTGCTCCCGGCCGGCGCCGGTCTGGCAGCACTCCTGCTCGCCGCCGGCTGCGCGACCGGCAGCCAGCCCGCCGCCAACAACGGCGGCAAGAACGACAGCGCCGAGATCAGCTTCTCCTTCTGGGGCACGAACTCCGAGGCGGCCTCGCTGAAGGCGATCGCGGCCGCGTTCGAGCAGGCGAACCCCGGCACCAAGGTGACCACGAACTGGATCCAGGCCGACTACGAGCAGAAGCTGCAGACGTCGATCGCGGCCGGGACCCAGTCCACCGTGATGGAGATCAGCAACACCAGCCTGGCCGGGTTCGCGCCCAGCTTCGCCGAGCAGCAGGTGGACCCGGCGAAGTTCGTCCAGCCGAACATCTCCGCGGCGCTGAAGTTCGACGGCAAGTACTACGCGACGCCGTTCACCGCGAAGCCGAAGGTGATGGCGATCAACGTGGACGCGTTCAAGGCCGCCGGGCTGCCGTTGCCCAGCGCGACCACGCCGCTGACGCTGGAGGAGTACAAGACGATCGCCGCCAAGCTGTCCCACGGTGAGGGCAAGAAGCGGGTGTACGGGGCCAGCAACCTGTGGTTCAAGGGCTGGCTGACCGCGGCCGGTGGCGGGTTCTACAACGCCGACGCGACCGCGTGCACCTTCGGCGACGAGCAGGGCGTACAGACCGCGCAGTACGTGGTGGACCTGCAGAAGGAGGGGTCCGCGCCGACCTCGCTGGACGTCGAGGGTCAGGACCAGGCGCAGTGGTTCGCGGCCGGGCGGCTCGGGACGTTCAGCGACTTCGGGCCGTGGACGGTCGCGGACTTCGCGAAGTTCACCAAGCCGAACTGGACCCTCGTCCCGGTCCCCGGCAAGGGGTTCCCGATGGAGGTCGGTGGGCTGGCGATCTCGAAGACGGCGAGCGGCAAGCAGGCCGAGACGGCGAAGAAGTTCGTCGAGTTCGCCAGCACCGCCAAGGAGGCACAGGACCAGCTGATCCAGGGCAACACCGCGCTCGGCGTACCGATCATCGCGGAGTCGACGGGAACGTTGGAGAAGGTGCTGCCGGCCGACAAGAACCTGGCCGCGTTCACCACCGCGATGAAGACCGGCCTGGTGAGCCCCTCGGTTCCGCGCGAGGCGCAGATCTCCGGCGACGCGGACAAGGGCATCACCAGCTACACCCCGCTCGGCAGTGGCAAGGACGACGTGGCCAAGGTGCTGCCCGGGCTCAACGACAAGTGCACCGCGGCACTGAAGCAGTGAGGTAGGACGTGAATCCGACCATCGGCTGGATCCGGCAGCTCGCGGAGTCCTGGGGTGTCCCGGGAGTCCTGGTGCCGCTGGTCCCGTTCCTGGTCCTGCTGGCCGTCCTGTACGCCGTCATCGGACTGGCGGCGTACGGGGCCAAGCGGAAGTGGCCGCGGGCCGACAAGACGATCGCGTTCTGGCTGTTCATCTCGCCCTGGCTGATCGGCTTCCTGGTCTTCACGGTCGGCCCGATGCTGTCGTCGGTGTACGTCAGCCTCACCTCGTGGGACCTGATCACGCCGCCGAAGTACGTGGGCATCGCCAACTACACCGAGGCGTTCCAGGACCCGCGGGTCGCCCAGGCGATCAAGGTGACGCTGCTGTACGCGCTGATCAGCGTGCCGTTGCAGACGGCGCTCGCGTTCCTGGTCGCGCTGCTGATGAACGTGGACCTGCCGGGGATCCGGTTGTTCCGGACGATCTGGTACCTGCCGAGCCTGGTGTCCGGGGTGGCGCAGATCGTGCTGTTCCTCTGGGTCTTCAACCCGCAGTACGGGCTGGCGAACGACCTACTCGGCAAGGCCGGGATCGAGGGGCCGGGCTGGTTCAACGACGCGTCCTGGGCACTGCCGACGGTGATCCTGATGAGTCTGTGGACCGTTGGCGGCGCGATGGTGATCTACCTGGCCGGGCTGAAGGACGTACCGAGCAACCTGTACGAGGCGGCGGCGCTGGACGGGGCGGGCGTGGTCCGGCTGTTCTGGCACATCACGTTGCCGCAGCTCAGCCCGATCATCCTGTTCAACGTGCTGACCGGGATCATCGGCGCGCTGCAGATCTTCACCCAGGGCTTCATCGCGAACGGCGGCCCGAAGGACTCGCTGCTGTTCTTCGTCTATTACCTGTACGACAACGCGTTCCAGAACTTCCGGATGGGGTACGCGTCGGCGCTGGCCTGGATCCTGTTCGTGATCATCATGGCGCTGACCGCGGTCACGCTGCGGGGGAGCGCCTTCGCCGTCTACTACGAGACCGAGC encodes the following:
- a CDS encoding extracellular solute-binding protein — protein: MKLRNRLLPAGAGLAALLLAAGCATGSQPAANNGGKNDSAEISFSFWGTNSEAASLKAIAAAFEQANPGTKVTTNWIQADYEQKLQTSIAAGTQSTVMEISNTSLAGFAPSFAEQQVDPAKFVQPNISAALKFDGKYYATPFTAKPKVMAINVDAFKAAGLPLPSATTPLTLEEYKTIAAKLSHGEGKKRVYGASNLWFKGWLTAAGGGFYNADATACTFGDEQGVQTAQYVVDLQKEGSAPTSLDVEGQDQAQWFAAGRLGTFSDFGPWTVADFAKFTKPNWTLVPVPGKGFPMEVGGLAISKTASGKQAETAKKFVEFASTAKEAQDQLIQGNTALGVPIIAESTGTLEKVLPADKNLAAFTTAMKTGLVSPSVPREAQISGDADKGITSYTPLGSGKDDVAKVLPGLNDKCTAALKQ
- a CDS encoding carbohydrate ABC transporter permease gives rise to the protein MNPTIGWIRQLAESWGVPGVLVPLVPFLVLLAVLYAVIGLAAYGAKRKWPRADKTIAFWLFISPWLIGFLVFTVGPMLSSVYVSLTSWDLITPPKYVGIANYTEAFQDPRVAQAIKVTLLYALISVPLQTALAFLVALLMNVDLPGIRLFRTIWYLPSLVSGVAQIVLFLWVFNPQYGLANDLLGKAGIEGPGWFNDASWALPTVILMSLWTVGGAMVIYLAGLKDVPSNLYEAAALDGAGVVRLFWHITLPQLSPIILFNVLTGIIGALQIFTQGFIANGGPKDSLLFFVYYLYDNAFQNFRMGYASALAWILFVIIMALTAVTLRGSAFAVYYETELGGRRRPRLRKG